One Sanguibacter keddieii DSM 10542 genomic window carries:
- a CDS encoding ABC transporter permease, whose translation MSGSSTTAPTKTPATSTSGSRLRLPGLQGQLATTLLPFIGLLVLCLVLFILTPNFLTYGNLLNVGVQASTIAVMAFGMTFVIVAGGIDLSVGSVAALSGMLSAWMFATADLPGWLALVGGLLTGLVAGAVSGFAVAYGKLPAFIATLAMLSVARGLTLVISDGRPIRTSPAVSWLGSDVLGVPVPIIVLAVAGIVTAVILNRTVIGRSMYAVGGNEEAARLSGIPVKRVLVTVFALSGLFAALAGMLIAGRLDSAQPQAASGYELDAIAAVVIGGASLSGGVGRASGTLVGALILAVIRNGLNVLGVSSFWQQVVIGLVIALAVLVDVLRRRGTRT comes from the coding sequence ATGAGCGGCTCGAGCACCACCGCACCCACCAAGACCCCGGCGACCTCGACGAGTGGGAGCCGACTGCGGCTGCCCGGCCTCCAGGGCCAGCTGGCCACGACGCTGCTGCCCTTCATCGGGCTGCTCGTCCTCTGCCTCGTGCTGTTCATCCTCACCCCGAACTTCCTCACCTACGGCAACCTGCTCAACGTCGGCGTCCAGGCCTCGACCATCGCGGTGATGGCCTTCGGCATGACCTTCGTGATCGTCGCCGGCGGCATCGACCTGTCGGTCGGCTCCGTGGCGGCGCTCTCCGGGATGCTCTCCGCCTGGATGTTCGCCACCGCGGACCTGCCCGGGTGGCTGGCGCTCGTCGGCGGCCTGCTCACCGGCCTGGTGGCCGGCGCCGTCTCCGGGTTCGCGGTCGCCTACGGGAAGCTGCCTGCCTTCATCGCGACCCTCGCCATGCTGTCGGTGGCCCGCGGCCTCACCCTCGTGATCTCCGACGGCCGTCCCATCCGCACGTCGCCCGCGGTCTCCTGGCTCGGCAGCGACGTCCTCGGTGTCCCGGTGCCGATCATCGTGCTGGCCGTCGCCGGCATCGTCACCGCCGTGATCCTCAACCGCACCGTGATCGGCCGCTCGATGTACGCGGTCGGTGGCAACGAGGAGGCCGCACGCCTGTCCGGCATCCCCGTCAAGCGCGTCCTGGTCACCGTGTTCGCGCTGTCCGGGCTGTTCGCGGCCCTCGCCGGGATGCTCATCGCCGGACGCCTCGACTCCGCCCAGCCGCAGGCCGCCTCGGGCTACGAGCTCGACGCGATCGCCGCCGTCGTCATCGGCGGGGCGTCGCTGTCCGGCGGTGTCGGCAGGGCCTCAGGCACCCTCGTCGGTGCGCTGATCCTCGCCGTCATCCGCAACGGCCTCAACGTCCTCGGCGTCTCGTCGTTCTGGCAGCAGGTCGTCATCGGCCTCGTCATCGCGCTCGCCGTCCTCGTCGACGTGCTGCGCCGCCGCGGCACCCGCACCTGA
- a CDS encoding ribokinase, protein MTQHTRTVPRPEVAGGPPAAHGRTGVVVVGSVNADLLTTVEQHPRPGETVLGRTLDVLPGGKGANQAVAAAQLGAQTTLVGAVGTDQFAEPALAGLRAAEVDLEAVAVVEGATGVAQVTVSADGENAIVVIPGANASVDGAVVDARAAVIAGAAVVVVQGEIPRTGIEAAARHTSGRLVVNLAPVVDVDREVLLAADPLVVNEHEAALVLAALDGESGIAERDAGATGATGATGATGADGERQDAEDDEQRVVDALLAHGVPSVVLTVGARGALVADGSGTTRVPSPRVDAVDTTGAGDAFVGALAHRLSEGEGLVEAARLAARVGAYAVRGSGAQPSYPWAGDALPEVEDVDRSDRGAAS, encoded by the coding sequence GTGACACAGCACACCCGCACCGTCCCCCGGCCCGAGGTGGCCGGGGGACCACCCGCAGCGCACGGCCGGACCGGTGTGGTGGTCGTCGGGTCGGTCAACGCCGACCTGCTCACCACGGTCGAGCAGCACCCGCGCCCCGGCGAGACCGTCCTCGGCCGCACGCTCGACGTGCTGCCCGGCGGCAAGGGGGCCAACCAGGCCGTCGCCGCCGCGCAGCTCGGCGCGCAGACCACGCTCGTGGGGGCCGTCGGCACGGACCAGTTCGCGGAGCCGGCGCTGGCCGGCCTGCGGGCCGCCGAGGTTGACCTCGAGGCCGTGGCTGTCGTGGAGGGGGCCACCGGCGTCGCGCAGGTGACCGTCTCCGCCGACGGGGAGAACGCCATCGTCGTGATCCCCGGGGCGAACGCGTCCGTGGACGGTGCGGTGGTCGACGCACGGGCAGCGGTGATCGCCGGTGCGGCCGTGGTGGTCGTGCAGGGCGAGATCCCGAGGACCGGGATCGAGGCCGCCGCTCGGCACACCAGCGGGCGGCTCGTCGTGAACCTCGCGCCCGTGGTCGACGTGGACCGCGAGGTCCTGCTGGCCGCGGACCCGCTCGTCGTCAACGAGCACGAGGCGGCGTTGGTGCTCGCGGCGCTCGACGGGGAGTCGGGCATCGCTGAGCGAGATGCTGGTGCGACCGGTGCGACCGGTGCGACCGGTGCGACCGGTGCTGACGGTGAGCGGCAGGATGCAGAGGACGACGAGCAGCGGGTCGTCGACGCGCTGCTCGCGCACGGCGTCCCGTCCGTGGTGCTCACGGTCGGGGCGCGGGGAGCGCTCGTCGCCGACGGGTCCGGGACCACCCGGGTGCCGTCGCCGCGCGTCGACGCGGTCGACACGACGGGGGCCGGCGACGCGTTCGTCGGTGCGCTCGCCCATCGGCTGTCCGAGGGGGAAGGGCTGGTCGAGGCGGCGAGGCTCGCTGCTCGCGTCGGTGCGTACGCCGTGCGGGGGAGCGGCGCGCAGCCGTCCTACCCCTGGGCGGGGGACGCGCTGCCCGAGGTCGAGGACGTCGACCGCAGCGACCGCGGGGCCGCGTCGTGA
- a CDS encoding RHS repeat-associated core domain-containing protein, which translates to MQPETWEPSTEDTESFGAVPPGGEAPEEPWSPELEEVSDPQARSVPTPGANQALGDTGAYTFHEFFLDGDEGEQAIKVNVGTGNLFIRSKMAELDGPGVPAVAYRVYNSQNDISKGWIGPWREDYAITGLSVASERVIYFDGTGARWVFEADGDLWVSPDGVNASLTKSSDGSWELSYHRTGEIVRFNASGWVTHRTDRNGVGLTYGYEQDRVVSVTDAVGKKIRMDYLPLGGSGRYVLDGVESAGRFVTFGLGLNERVESVNEQGLDRPLWRMTYDSNNRLATLTDGDRSIGFEYDSSSRVVNATQSRSGETPVVTGFEYTESGTTITDPRGNRSSFEVDDQWRVTNTTDQLDRSRPQSWTPNGDVETATDGFSSSGEGNVTTATYDELNNQTGITLPTGAATQALYAQGPGCEDAQSGNPYQAKCSVDAAGNSQSMIYDPAGNLTAQTDTTPDGVAATKSFVYEEADGTICGGEAGQICSATDGNGGVTSYSYASGNLIEVAPPAPLGSTTYTYDAIGRVTTVVDGNGATTTYAYDRANRVVLTTFDNGQTHSQSWSRSGLLQSESDSASGSSISYEYDLLGKQTQRSIDVPTGAGINATVNNTFDANGNLLSSDETGAEVAYVYDAANQLIALHPAGESCSTDAHPAAGSGCVRYEYDENGQETSRLFPGGARQDTARDASGRPTRITGLTASGEAVVDVGLSYAQDGADRASVQARTSHREQGIADGAVTTYTYDSLSRLTGAEEIVDGTASAAWSYAYDQAGNRVSQTRSGSTGANEGTVDYTYNAANQLVSSSADTTTWTYDGAGNQTRNGITGQATTYGDRLQVTKIGTKTYSTFGPGNDQQLKGGSSDYLTTDTGLVRETRAAVMKTWTRSGDGDLVSYTGPEAHYYVTDHLGSVLGSFSADGAWEGGYSYSPYGERRSTATGSVITSNNLRYVGGLEDSTNLYKFGARYYDATLGRFTQFDPAGQEANPYGYAESNPINLIDPTGTEARCSKTGSAVLWTMGAIGTAAGFVAGGVLGSAPGALAFSTTIASTIGGAGCLVDK; encoded by the coding sequence ATGCAGCCTGAGACCTGGGAGCCGAGCACGGAAGACACAGAGAGCTTCGGTGCGGTTCCCCCGGGTGGTGAGGCGCCTGAAGAGCCGTGGTCGCCTGAGCTCGAAGAGGTTTCTGACCCACAGGCCAGATCAGTACCTACTCCAGGAGCGAACCAGGCGCTGGGCGACACTGGCGCCTACACGTTCCACGAGTTTTTCCTGGATGGCGATGAGGGTGAGCAGGCTATCAAGGTCAACGTCGGGACCGGCAACCTCTTCATCCGGTCGAAGATGGCTGAGCTCGACGGGCCAGGGGTCCCAGCGGTTGCGTACCGGGTCTACAACTCACAGAACGACATCAGCAAGGGATGGATCGGTCCGTGGCGCGAGGATTACGCGATCACGGGCCTGTCTGTCGCCAGTGAGAGAGTGATCTACTTTGATGGCACGGGCGCTCGGTGGGTTTTCGAAGCTGATGGCGATTTGTGGGTCTCGCCGGATGGCGTGAACGCGAGTCTTACGAAGAGCTCCGATGGTTCGTGGGAGCTGTCCTACCACCGCACTGGCGAGATCGTGCGGTTCAACGCGTCGGGCTGGGTCACACACCGTACGGATCGCAACGGAGTTGGACTGACCTATGGGTACGAGCAGGATCGCGTCGTTTCGGTCACTGACGCAGTGGGCAAGAAGATCCGGATGGACTACTTGCCGCTTGGCGGTTCTGGCCGATACGTGCTGGACGGGGTCGAGTCTGCCGGGAGGTTCGTGACTTTCGGACTGGGACTGAACGAACGTGTGGAGTCCGTCAACGAGCAGGGCCTAGACCGCCCGCTCTGGAGGATGACCTACGACAGCAACAACCGCCTGGCGACTCTGACCGACGGTGACAGGTCCATCGGATTCGAATACGACTCGAGCAGCCGCGTGGTGAACGCGACTCAGTCCCGTTCTGGTGAGACGCCCGTGGTCACTGGCTTCGAGTACACCGAGAGTGGGACGACGATCACCGACCCACGGGGGAACCGGTCGAGCTTCGAGGTGGACGATCAGTGGCGTGTCACCAATACGACTGACCAGCTCGACAGGTCCCGCCCCCAGTCGTGGACTCCAAACGGTGACGTCGAGACCGCAACTGACGGGTTCTCGAGCAGCGGTGAGGGCAACGTCACCACGGCCACCTACGACGAGCTGAACAACCAGACCGGTATCACCTTGCCTACTGGGGCCGCCACGCAGGCGCTCTATGCCCAGGGTCCGGGGTGCGAAGATGCACAGTCGGGTAATCCTTACCAGGCGAAATGCTCCGTCGACGCGGCAGGCAACAGCCAGTCGATGATTTACGACCCTGCGGGCAACCTCACGGCTCAGACCGACACCACGCCTGATGGTGTGGCAGCCACGAAGTCGTTCGTCTACGAAGAAGCAGACGGCACGATCTGCGGTGGGGAGGCGGGGCAGATCTGCTCGGCGACCGACGGCAACGGCGGTGTCACGAGCTACTCCTATGCCTCAGGGAATCTCATCGAGGTCGCCCCGCCAGCGCCGCTGGGGTCGACGACGTATACCTACGACGCCATCGGTCGAGTCACCACGGTCGTCGACGGCAACGGGGCAACGACGACCTACGCCTACGACCGTGCGAACCGAGTCGTCTTGACAACATTCGACAACGGTCAGACCCACTCCCAGTCCTGGTCACGATCTGGGTTGCTGCAGTCGGAGTCCGACTCCGCGTCCGGCTCGTCGATCTCGTACGAGTACGACCTGTTGGGCAAGCAGACCCAGCGTTCAATCGACGTGCCGACTGGGGCAGGGATCAACGCCACGGTGAACAACACGTTCGACGCTAACGGCAACCTGCTCTCATCTGACGAGACCGGGGCTGAGGTGGCTTACGTCTACGACGCAGCGAACCAGCTGATCGCTCTGCACCCCGCAGGCGAGAGCTGTTCGACAGACGCGCACCCGGCGGCTGGTTCGGGATGCGTGCGGTACGAGTACGACGAGAACGGCCAGGAGACGTCACGGCTCTTCCCCGGTGGTGCCCGGCAGGACACCGCCCGTGACGCCTCTGGACGCCCCACGCGGATCACGGGACTGACCGCATCCGGCGAAGCCGTTGTCGATGTCGGCTTGAGCTACGCCCAGGATGGTGCCGATCGCGCCTCCGTCCAGGCACGGACGAGCCACCGCGAGCAGGGAATTGCAGACGGTGCAGTCACGACTTACACGTACGACTCTCTGAGCCGCCTGACAGGCGCGGAAGAGATCGTCGACGGCACCGCCTCCGCAGCGTGGTCGTACGCCTACGACCAGGCGGGCAACAGGGTGAGCCAGACGCGTTCGGGCTCCACAGGAGCGAACGAGGGGACGGTCGACTACACCTACAACGCGGCGAACCAGCTGGTCTCTTCCTCGGCCGACACCACGACGTGGACCTATGACGGCGCGGGCAACCAGACCCGCAATGGCATCACTGGTCAGGCCACCACGTACGGAGACCGGCTGCAGGTGACGAAGATCGGAACTAAGACCTACTCGACCTTCGGCCCCGGGAACGATCAACAGCTCAAGGGTGGTTCATCGGACTATCTGACCACCGACACCGGCCTCGTACGCGAGACCAGGGCTGCTGTCATGAAGACCTGGACGCGGTCGGGCGACGGTGATCTCGTCTCGTACACGGGTCCAGAGGCGCACTACTACGTCACCGATCACTTGGGTTCGGTCCTGGGATCCTTCTCGGCGGACGGCGCCTGGGAGGGCGGCTACTCGTACTCGCCCTATGGTGAGCGTCGGTCCACAGCGACAGGCTCGGTGATCACGTCCAACAACCTGCGCTATGTCGGAGGGCTCGAGGACAGCACGAATCTCTACAAGTTCGGGGCTCGCTACTACGATGCGACCTTGGGGCGTTTCACTCAGTTCGATCCGGCAGGGCAGGAAGCGAACCCGTACGGTTACGCCGAGTCGAATCCCATCAACCTGATCGACCCGACTGGAACTGAGGCGCGCTGCTCGAAAACTGGTAGCGCAGTGCTCTGGACCATGGGCGCTATCGGTACTGCGGCCGGATTCGTTGCGGGCGGAGTGCTGGGATCCGCCCCAGGGGCGCTCGCCTTCTCAACTACCATCGCATCGACCATTGGTGGCGCCGGCTGCCTCGTTGACAAATGA
- a CDS encoding substrate-binding domain-containing protein has product MTFTTRGRLAAAVLTTSLVLAGTAACGRGDTDGAGSGEGSGESVTLSLSTLNNPFFVDVRDGAQEAADELGIDLTVVDAQNDSTAQTDQIASAVSSGTSGLLINAVDSDAAAAAVAPALSGDLPVIGVDRAVNGAEITSLVSSDNVAGGSQAADALAAAIGEEGKVIVLQGQPGTSASRDRGAGFTEGIAAYPGIEVVAMQTANFDRAQALDVATNLLQANPDVVGIFAENDEMALGAIQALGARAGDDVHVVGFDGTDDGLAAVEAGTLEATIAQQPRELGRQSVQLMADVLAGETVDSEVPVAVETVTVDNVGDYQS; this is encoded by the coding sequence ATGACGTTCACCACCCGAGGCCGCCTCGCAGCAGCCGTCCTGACCACCTCCCTCGTCCTCGCCGGCACCGCAGCCTGCGGGCGCGGCGACACCGACGGCGCCGGCTCCGGCGAAGGGTCCGGCGAGTCCGTGACCCTGTCGCTGTCCACCCTCAACAACCCGTTCTTCGTCGACGTGCGCGACGGCGCCCAGGAGGCCGCCGACGAGCTCGGCATCGACCTCACCGTCGTCGACGCCCAGAACGACTCGACCGCGCAGACCGACCAGATCGCCTCCGCGGTCTCCTCCGGGACGAGCGGCCTGCTCATCAACGCCGTCGACTCCGACGCCGCCGCGGCAGCCGTCGCACCGGCCCTCTCGGGCGACCTGCCCGTCATCGGCGTCGACCGCGCCGTGAACGGCGCCGAGATCACCTCGCTCGTCTCGAGCGACAACGTCGCCGGCGGGAGCCAGGCGGCCGACGCGCTCGCCGCCGCCATCGGCGAGGAGGGCAAGGTCATCGTCCTCCAGGGCCAGCCGGGCACGTCCGCCAGCCGCGACCGCGGCGCCGGCTTCACCGAGGGCATCGCCGCCTACCCGGGCATCGAGGTCGTGGCCATGCAGACCGCGAACTTCGACCGCGCGCAGGCCCTCGACGTCGCCACCAACCTGCTCCAGGCCAACCCCGACGTGGTCGGCATCTTCGCCGAGAACGACGAGATGGCCCTCGGTGCCATCCAGGCCCTCGGCGCCCGCGCCGGCGACGACGTCCACGTGGTCGGCTTCGACGGCACCGACGACGGCCTCGCCGCCGTCGAGGCCGGCACCCTCGAGGCGACCATCGCCCAGCAGCCCCGCGAGCTCGGACGCCAGTCCGTCCAGCTCATGGCCGACGTGCTCGCCGGCGAGACCGTCGACAGCGAGGTCCCCGTGGCCGTCGAGACCGTGACCGTCGACAACGTGGGGGACTACCAGTCGTGA
- the rbsD gene encoding D-ribose pyranase yields the protein MKRSGVLNPALAEGLARLGHGHLVLVVDCGTPIPPGARVVDVSVVAGVPGFTQVLDAVLDEIVVEGSVAASESAGTVVAGWLEERGLSPELVPHEDLKALLPGAALVIRTGEATAWANVGLRCGVPF from the coding sequence GTGAAGCGCTCGGGGGTCCTCAACCCGGCGCTCGCAGAGGGGTTGGCCCGGCTCGGCCACGGGCACCTCGTGCTCGTCGTCGACTGCGGGACGCCGATCCCGCCAGGCGCACGGGTCGTCGACGTCTCGGTCGTCGCCGGGGTGCCGGGCTTCACGCAGGTGCTCGACGCCGTCCTCGACGAGATCGTCGTCGAGGGGTCGGTCGCCGCGAGCGAGTCGGCGGGGACGGTCGTGGCCGGGTGGCTCGAGGAGCGCGGGCTGAGCCCGGAGCTCGTCCCGCACGAGGACCTCAAGGCCCTGCTTCCCGGTGCGGCGCTTGTGATCCGCACGGGCGAGGCGACGGCGTGGGCCAACGTCGGGCTGCGGTGCGGGGTGCCCTTCTGA